One part of the Rhodococcus oxybenzonivorans genome encodes these proteins:
- a CDS encoding family 43 glycosylhydrolase, with translation MGRRRLPRRGWIVTTLSLLALMMVPASPVAANPVVEPVAADPSVVRAADGMYYMYTTADDWGDGQGMHNMSMFKSFDLMDWMYVGDVFPDLPEWHPEGKLAWAPHVLESGGGYSLYYSLYDESNPCIGLATAPGPTGPWTDLGRPVFCAQDVGIEGTIDPFVWDDGTSKTMVVGNFRGIYAIPLDGDGAAPVGEPVQIADDRFEGPFITFRNGYYHLFLSAGNCCNGGDTAYRVVVGRSRSLTGPYLDRKGQDLNEGGGALILAGSDPWAGPGHNTVVTDDAGNDWIVYHAIPRDDVTLPSGAQRREGMIDRIVWADDWPDVGDGSPSSTRPQLPDTDLPVRVSLTADDSTTLPENGGTIAATMVVAAPEDQPYAGQVWASVTPPDGGISDPIFGPIDVDLAPGEVYEEPISYAVSADAPNGTYDVYAFAGTFDTETVEFGALNGVKSGPQMTDVAKRVSAVVWRDGA, from the coding sequence ATGGGACGGCGAAGACTGCCGCGACGGGGATGGATCGTGACGACGCTGTCGCTGCTCGCTTTGATGATGGTGCCCGCGTCCCCGGTTGCGGCGAACCCCGTCGTGGAGCCTGTTGCCGCAGACCCCAGCGTGGTCCGTGCGGCCGACGGTATGTACTACATGTACACCACCGCGGACGACTGGGGCGACGGCCAGGGCATGCACAACATGTCGATGTTCAAGTCCTTCGATCTCATGGACTGGATGTATGTGGGCGACGTGTTCCCGGACCTGCCCGAGTGGCATCCGGAGGGAAAACTTGCCTGGGCCCCGCACGTCCTGGAATCGGGCGGCGGATACAGCCTCTACTACTCGCTCTACGACGAGTCGAATCCGTGTATCGGACTCGCGACGGCTCCGGGCCCGACCGGGCCGTGGACCGATCTGGGTCGCCCGGTGTTCTGTGCGCAGGACGTGGGCATCGAGGGCACGATCGACCCCTTCGTGTGGGACGACGGAACATCGAAGACGATGGTCGTCGGCAACTTCCGCGGCATCTACGCAATTCCGCTGGACGGGGACGGTGCGGCGCCGGTGGGCGAACCGGTGCAGATCGCGGACGACCGGTTCGAAGGCCCCTTCATCACTTTCCGCAACGGCTACTACCACCTGTTTCTGTCCGCCGGGAACTGCTGCAACGGCGGGGACACCGCGTACCGCGTGGTGGTCGGCAGGTCCAGATCGCTGACCGGGCCCTACCTCGACCGCAAGGGGCAAGACCTCAACGAGGGGGGCGGCGCGCTCATCCTCGCGGGCAGCGACCCGTGGGCCGGACCCGGACACAACACCGTGGTGACGGACGACGCCGGGAACGATTGGATCGTCTACCACGCCATTCCGCGCGACGACGTCACACTGCCCAGTGGAGCTCAGCGCCGCGAAGGCATGATCGACCGGATCGTCTGGGCCGACGACTGGCCCGACGTCGGTGACGGCTCGCCTTCCTCGACGCGACCCCAGCTACCCGACACCGACCTTCCGGTGCGGGTGTCGCTGACCGCGGACGACTCGACGACCCTGCCCGAGAACGGGGGAACCATCGCGGCGACGATGGTGGTGGCGGCACCCGAGGATCAGCCCTATGCGGGGCAGGTATGGGCAAGCGTGACGCCGCCGGACGGCGGGATCAGTGATCCGATCTTCGGGCCGATCGACGTCGACCTGGCTCCCGGGGAGGTATACGAAGAGCCGATCAGTTACGCCGTGTCGGCAGACGCCCCGAACGGAACCTATGACGTGTACGCCTTTGCAGGCACCTTCGACACCGAAACGGTCGAATTCGGGGCGCTCAACGGGGTGAAGTCCGGCCCGCAGATGACGGACGTCGCCAAGCGCGTCTCCGCCGTCGTGTGGCGAGACGGTGCGTGA